A single region of the Salmo salar chromosome ssa16, Ssal_v3.1, whole genome shotgun sequence genome encodes:
- the LOC106573501 gene encoding transmembrane protein 266 isoform X2, protein MSKPQSNWLKPCCGRRAAPWQVCLLSAGFNCFLVACVILVVVLLCLELLIDTKLLQFNNALQFASIIHWISLVILSVFFAETVFRIVVLGIWDYIENKVEVFDGAVIVLSLAPMVASTVANGPSSPWDAIGLIITLRIWRIKRIIDAYVLQVKVEMEMEIQQYEKAKAVREEQLERLTQICQEQAFEIRQLRAHLAQQDLDLVAEREAAMQIHHVWGKQCSIFQEVDGLAPRGPEQRSQAKAREAAGPGDHVVQDDMNNYISQYYSEASSDIGIPDPARVITAAIDIHLPNNPSQQPSSLVSADAVSSRLQQTGGSVSEASNATMSHSSFSARQHSISSHTLGSTTDCSSTVREASTSTDSYSGQRCYPPPYCSPLALGTQPGPRGHPSAVVQELLSSLSEDSCLGQKGLDPVNLKLPSPAGSTKTSPELEHRLNIYNKRNQESRGGFHTKPLIHLQASEPFMEEKYRLSQADAPVNRLPET, encoded by the exons GTCTAACTGGCTGAAGCCGTGCTGTGGGCGGAGGGCAGCCCCGTGGCAGGTGTGTCTGCTGAGCGCTGGCTTTAACTGTTTCCTGGTGGCCTGTGTCATCCTGGTGGTGGTGCTGCTGTGTCTGGAGCTGCTCATCGACACCAAGCTCCTGCAGT TTAACAACGCGTTGCAGTTTGCCAGCATTATCCACTGGATCAGCCTGGTCATTCTGTCTGTGTTCTTTGCTGAG acggTGTTCAGGATTGTGGTGCTGGGGATCTGGGATTACATTGAGAACAAAGTGGAG gtgtttgATGGTGCAGTCATAGTGCTGTCGCTGGCCCCCATGGTGGCCTCAACGGTGGCCAACGGCCCCAGCAGCCCCTGGGACGCCATTGGCCTCATCATCACCCTGCGCATCTGGAGGATCAAGAGAATAATCGACG CCTACGTGCTGCAGGTGAaggtggagatggagatggagatccAGCAGTATGAGAAGGCCAAGGCTGTCAGGGAGGAGCAGCTGGAGAGACTCACCCAGATCTGCCAggagcaggca tttgagATCAGGCAGCTGCGGGCCCATCTGGCTCAGCAGGATTTGGACCTGGTAGCAGAGCGAGAGGCTGCCATGCAGATTCACCATGTGTGGGGCAAGCAGTGCAGTATCTTTCAGGAGGTGGACGGCCTAGCCCCTAGGGGCCCCGAGCAGCGCAGCCAGGCTAAAGCCAGGGAGGCAGCAGGTCCTGGAG ATCATGTTGTTCAAGACGACATGAACAACTACATCAGCCAGTACTACAGTGAGGCAAGCAGTG ATATTGGAATCCCAGATCCAGCTCGTGTCATCACCGCAGCCATAGACATCCATCTTCCCAACAACCCCAGCCAGCAGCCCTCGTCTCTGGTGAGTGCAGATGCAGTGTCCAGCCGCCTGCAGCAGACAGGCGGCTCTGTGAGCGAGGCCTCCAACGCCACCATGTCCCACTCCAGCTTCAGCGCCCGCCAGCACAGCATCAGCAGCCACACCCTTGGCTCCACCACCGACTGCAGCTCCACCGTCCGCGAGGCTTCCACCTCCACAGACTCCTACAGTGGCCAGCGCTGTTACCCACCACCCTACTGCAGCCCCCTGGCCCTGGGCACACAGCCTGGCCCCAGAGGACACCCCAGCGCCGTGGTGCAGGAGTTGCTCTCCTCGCTGTCTGAGGACTCTTGTCTGGGCCAGAAGGGCCTGGACCCTGTCAACCTCAAACTGCCCAGCCCTGCTGGCTCCACCAAGACCAGCCCTGAGCTGGAGCACAGGCTCAACATCTACAACAAGAGGAACCAGGAGAGCCGAGGAGGCTTCCACACGAAGCCACTCATCCACCTGCAGGCCAGCGAGCCCTTCATGGAGGAGAAGTACAGGCTGTCTCAGGCAGATGCCCCCGTCAACCGTCTGCCTGAGACATAG